A window of the Streptomyces sp. NBC_01351 genome harbors these coding sequences:
- a CDS encoding DNA methylase → MTHTIHIRRGPRPRLLDLYCCAGGAGKGYERAGFAVTGVDICPRPNYPFTFRQGNALTVLAELIASGEISAYSAIHASPPCQGKCALTVGTNLAMGWGGTHEDLIAPTRELLDASGLPYVIEQPDGKADVRKDVSLCGEMFGLGVLRHRNFELGGWTAQKPRHIPHRGYVRGWRHGVYRDGPYVAAYGDGGGKASVPEMQQAMGITWTDIREELTEAIPPAYSEWLGRALLAHTLTGAVAA, encoded by the coding sequence ATGACCCACACCATCCACATCCGGCGAGGGCCCCGGCCTCGCCTGCTGGACCTGTACTGCTGCGCCGGCGGCGCCGGTAAGGGATACGAGCGGGCCGGGTTCGCCGTGACCGGCGTCGACATCTGCCCGCGCCCCAACTACCCCTTCACCTTCCGGCAGGGCAACGCCCTCACTGTCCTCGCCGAGTTGATCGCCTCCGGGGAGATCAGCGCTTACTCGGCGATCCATGCCTCCCCGCCGTGCCAGGGCAAGTGCGCCCTGACGGTCGGCACCAACCTGGCCATGGGCTGGGGCGGCACCCACGAGGACCTGATCGCCCCCACCCGGGAACTCCTCGACGCGTCCGGCCTGCCGTACGTGATCGAGCAGCCCGACGGGAAAGCCGACGTCCGAAAGGACGTCAGCCTCTGCGGCGAGATGTTCGGACTCGGCGTGCTCCGCCACCGCAACTTCGAACTCGGCGGCTGGACCGCCCAGAAGCCCCGGCACATCCCGCACCGCGGCTATGTGCGCGGATGGCGCCACGGCGTCTACCGGGACGGTCCGTACGTCGCCGCCTACGGCGACGGTGGCGGCAAGGCCAGCGTCCCCGAGATGCAGCAGGCCATGGGCATCACCTGGACCGACATCCGCGAAGAGCTCACCGAGGCCATCCCGCCCGCCTACAGCGAATGGCTCGGCCGCGCCCTCCTCGCCCACACCCTCACCGGGGCAGTGGCCGCATGA
- a CDS encoding bifunctional DNA primase/polymerase: protein MSGELLAAALMASARGWPVFPLRPGDKRPAGHSEEHCPAAGRCAGGHVTPEQRATTNRARIAACWSQKPYNVGLATGPAGLVVVDLDLPKPTDKAPPAEWAGFRDGIEVFMAVCERAGHPVPADTFTVRTGRGGLHLYFTSPEGKRLRGSAGRLGWKVDTRAWGGYVVAPGSVVHRRPYKVINAVDPIPLPTWLSDRLTPPPAPAPLSVSTVRARIGRADRYATAALDGELAKLAAAPDGEHNLTLYRAAYALGRLVAAGTLSEQEVTDRLTEAALAKGLTESRTASSIRDGIRRSTRNALAGTR, encoded by the coding sequence ATGAGCGGGGAACTGTTGGCGGCTGCTCTTATGGCCTCCGCTCGGGGCTGGCCTGTGTTCCCGCTCCGCCCCGGGGACAAGCGGCCGGCCGGGCATTCCGAGGAGCACTGCCCGGCCGCCGGGCGCTGCGCGGGCGGTCACGTGACCCCCGAGCAACGGGCCACGACCAACCGCGCGCGGATCGCGGCTTGCTGGTCGCAGAAGCCGTACAACGTCGGCCTGGCCACCGGCCCGGCCGGGTTGGTCGTGGTCGATCTGGACCTGCCCAAGCCCACCGACAAGGCGCCGCCGGCCGAGTGGGCGGGGTTCCGCGACGGGATCGAGGTGTTCATGGCTGTCTGCGAGCGTGCCGGGCATCCCGTACCTGCCGACACGTTCACGGTGCGGACCGGGCGCGGCGGACTGCACCTGTACTTCACCTCCCCTGAGGGAAAGCGGCTACGTGGGAGCGCAGGGCGTCTGGGCTGGAAGGTCGATACGCGAGCCTGGGGCGGGTACGTGGTGGCCCCTGGCAGCGTGGTGCACCGCCGGCCGTACAAGGTCATCAACGCGGTGGACCCGATCCCCCTCCCCACGTGGCTCTCTGACCGTCTCACCCCGCCGCCCGCACCCGCCCCGCTCTCCGTGTCCACGGTCCGGGCCCGAATCGGCCGGGCGGACCGGTACGCCACTGCCGCCCTCGACGGCGAGCTGGCCAAGCTCGCCGCTGCTCCCGATGGCGAGCACAACTTGACCCTGTACCGGGCCGCGTACGCCCTCGGCCGCTTGGTCGCCGCGGGGACGCTGTCTGAGCAGGAGGTCACCGACCGGCTCACCGAAGCCGCCCTCGCCAAGGGCCTGACCGAATCCCGGACCGCGTCCAGCATCCGCGACGGCATCCGCCGCAGCACCCGCAACGCCCTGGCAGGCACCCGATGA